In one Candidatus Planktophila vernalis genomic region, the following are encoded:
- the yidD gene encoding membrane protein insertion efficiency factor YidD: MRTLITAPIKFYQKWISPSLAPRCKYYPSCSSYAVTAIETYGLKGIAMSAWRLVRCNPWSHGGVDYVVSKEKVSVNG; encoded by the coding sequence ATGAGAACTCTTATCACTGCACCTATCAAGTTTTATCAAAAATGGATTTCACCATCACTAGCACCACGGTGCAAGTACTACCCATCATGTTCAAGCTATGCGGTCACCGCAATTGAAACATATGGCTTAAAAGGAATTGCAATGAGCGCTTGGCGTTTAGTGCGGTGTAACCCATGGTCACATGGCGGAGTTGACTACGTAGTTTCGAAAGAGAAGGTAAGTGTTAATGGATAG
- the rpmH gene encoding 50S ribosomal protein L34: protein MTKRTFQPNTRRRAKKHGFRARMATRAGRAVLAARRAKGRARLSA from the coding sequence AGCGCACCTTCCAACCTAATACCCGTCGTCGTGCCAAGAAGCATGGTTTCCGTGCCCGTATGGCCACACGTGCAGGTCGCGCTGTTCTTGCAGCTCGCCGTGCAAAAGGCCGCGCGCGTCTTTCTGCTTAA
- the rnpA gene encoding ribonuclease P protein component, producing the protein MLAKSARLTESGDFARATKSGIRYSSTNFVGYLYLGELDEPARAGLIISKAVGSSVARHRLARKIRHCIFDNYASLPTGSLLVIRGLNNSAEADCKSEIATVVANLVRKAKDHAATK; encoded by the coding sequence GTGCTTGCCAAAAGCGCACGTTTAACCGAGAGCGGGGATTTTGCCCGCGCAACAAAGAGTGGGATCCGATACTCATCCACCAACTTTGTCGGCTACTTATATCTAGGTGAACTTGATGAACCTGCCCGCGCCGGATTAATTATTAGCAAAGCCGTTGGTAGCTCAGTTGCTCGCCACCGCCTAGCTCGAAAAATCCGCCACTGTATTTTTGATAACTACGCATCTCTTCCAACCGGATCCCTTTTGGTGATCCGTGGACTTAACAACTCAGCTGAGGCTGATTGCAAATCAGAGATTGCAACCGTTGTGGCTAACCTGGTTCGCAAAGCCAAAGATCACGCGGCCACAAAATGA